AGAAGTCTGAGTCCGCGGGAAAAAATCTTCGCCCCTTATCTACTGTGGAAAAAGCTGTCCGCCTTTACCAGCCTTTGTTCTTCCGTGGCGGGAGAGATGGAAAGGGATGAAGTAAATGCAGTCTTTTCCTGCTCATCGATGGTTGTCTCCGCTCCTCCGCTTCTTTTTCAGGTATCCTCTCCAACGGTCTATATGTGTCATGAATTCCCAAGAAGCCTTTATGAGAAGAACCTTTCCAAATCCAGAAACAGGCTGACGGATCTCCTGATTCTGCCTGTTCTCCGCAGGGAGAAGCGAATGGACCTGAAAGCAGCCAGGTCTGCGGATATTCTTATTGCCAATTCGTCTTTCATGAGTCCCAGAATCGCGTCAATTTATGGAAGGGAACCTTTTATTGTCCGTCCGGGAATCAATGCTGAGATATTCTCCCCCGGAGACCGGCAAAGGCAGAGTTCCTTTTTTCTATCCGTCGGAGCCCTATCTCCGTTCAAGGGTCATCACCTGATAATTGAAGCGCTTAAAAAGATCCCCGGAGATGACCATCTCGAACTTATTGTGGTCGCCGACAGAAGTACTGGCAAATA
The Candidatus Aegiribacteria sp. genome window above contains:
- a CDS encoding glycosyltransferase, which produces MLKVGFFHNLPTGGAVRIAGQHIFNLRNRFRWSIHFPEGSAVLSPDAGVPLNVHPFPESRSLSPREKIFAPYLLWKKLSAFTSLCSSVAGEMERDEVNAVFSCSSMVVSAPPLLFQVSSPTVYMCHEFPRSLYEKNLSKSRNRLTDLLILPVLRREKRMDLKAARSADILIANSSFMSPRIASIYGREPFIVRPGINAEIFSPGDRQRQSSFFLSVGALSPFKGHHLIIEALKKIPGDDHLELIVVADRSTGKYAEKLMTFAKRCHVNLRILQGIQDRELIGLYRNATAVVCAAQNEPYGLVPIEAMACGCPVIAVNQGGFIENVDDGVTGLLVPRSISGIAGGISSILSMSISRLNRISANGREFVVRERAMWAEAEKIA